The DNA sequence TTGGTGTGCCGGTGGGGGAACTGTTTTACGGGCCGGCAGATGAGGGCAACTGCCGGGCACATTGTATGGCGTCAGGTCACCGCCCGACCCGGGCCGCTGCGCGTGACCGAGTCGGGCTCATGACCTGTCGCAACCATACGCGATGTCGGGTTTCTTCGCGATCCGCTGCGCGAACCACTCATGAACCCGACCTACAGCTTCTTCGGAATCTGAGCTTCCGTCATCCCTCCGCCTTGGCGACCGACTTCAGCTTGTCGTTGGCGAAAATCGCGATATCTACCCGGCGATTGGCCTGGCGGCCGTCGGCAGTGGCGTTATCGGCGATCGGCTGTGCCTCGCCGTACCCCATGATTGTGAAGCGAGTCGGGTTGACCTGGCTGCCGCTGAGGGTAGTCGCCACCGACTGGGCGCGGCGGATCGAGAGGTCTTTGTTGTACTCATCGCCGCCGGTCGAATCGGTGTGGCCTTCGATCAGAATCTCAGTGTCTTCGTACTTGTTGAGAATCACCGCCAGCTTCTGAAGATTGGTGGTTGCCTCCGGTCGGAGCGCCGATTTGTTGACATCGAACAGGATGCCGGAATCAAAGGTTATCTTGATTCCCTCGCCCACCCGTTCGATCGTGGCCCCCTCGATGTCACGTCGCATTTCCTCAGCCTGCTTATCCATGTAGTTGCCGATATAGGCGCCCGCTGCTCCGCCGATAGCCGCGCCCAGAATCGCACCGACCGCGGTGTTGCCGGCCTGCTTGCCGATCACGCCGCCGATTACCGCGCCTGCGCCGGCGCCGATCAACGCGCCCTTGTCCCGTTTCTTCATCGAGGCGCACCCGATCAACCCGATAATGAGGCTCAGCACCAGTACGATTGTCAGGATTCGTTTCATCAGTCCTTGCTCCTGCAAAATGTTTCGTCCAGCTTGCATTCATTATACGCGGGCCCCCTATCGGGGTCAACTATAACCCGCCGTTCGCCACATAGTCCCAGGTTTTCGATAACTACTTGTCGCGCAACACCTGATTGCCTACCTTTGGGGCCGTGGTGGACACCAGAGAAGCGGTTCTTGTCACCGGCGCCAACGGATTTGTCGGCTCACGCCTGTGTGCGAGTCTGCTCGATCAGGGATACCGAGTGCTTGCCCAGGTGCGGCACACGTCGGATTTGAGTCTCCTGCAGCATCTGAATGTTGAATATAGATATGGCGATGTCACCGAACCGGACACGCTTCCGGAGATGGGCCGGGGAGTCAATCGCATAGTCCACAACGCAGGCGTGATCAAGGCCAAACGACGTGAGACATATTTTGAGGTCAACGAGCAGGGCACCCGAAGCCTGTTGGAGGCGATTGCCGCACACAATCCACAGGTGAGGCGAATCGTGCACGTGTCGTCGGTAGCCGCGGCGGGGCCTTCGAAGCCGGGTCGTCCGGTGAGGGAATCCGATGAGCCGCGTCCGATCACGACGTACGGCGAATCAAAACTCGCCGGCGAGCGGGTGGCCCTGTCCTTCTCTGATCGTCTGCCGATAGTCGTTGTGCGACCGCCCGGCGTTTATGGGCCGGGGGACCGCGGGATATACTCTATGTTCAAAGCGGTCTGGCTGCATCTCAAGCCGCTCATAGGTGACTCTGAACGCCGACTTCAGTTAGTTCATGTCGACGACCTGTGCGATGGCATTTGTAAGGCGCTGACCGCTTCGGTGAAAAGTGGCGGGGTCTATTGTATTGCCGAAAAGGACGCCTATACGTATCGCCAACTGATTGACATCCTCGTGGCGGCATCCGGCCGCTGGACTGTCCCGCTGCCGTTGCCGTCGCCAATATTTCGCGCCGTCGCTGCGATCTCCGAGTACGCGTTTCGGGCCATTGGTGTGACGCCGCTGCTGACACGGGAGAAGACACGGGAATTGAATTCATCGTGGGAGATGGATGTAACTCGTGCGCAGGGCGAGTTGGGATTCGTCTCCAAGATTGCCTTCGCCGAGGGAGCGAAAACAACGTATGAGTGGTATGTCAGCCAGGGATGGTTGAAATGATTCCTATCAGGCAGATGCTGTATTGCGTGGTGGCGTCGGGAACATACCTGCTGGTGGTATCACTGGCTCTGGATTGGGTCGAGAGGAAACTTCAATTGACTGCCGCCCTTCCGGAGAAGATGGTCGAGAAGGACCATTACAGCGGGATGCTGGTCAATTTCGCGCTGGAGCTCGTGTTCTATGTAGCCTTTCCGGCGGTGGTGTACGGCTTCTTCTATTACCTGCTCCCGTTCTACGGTGTTCGAGCCGGGATGGCCACCGCCCTGTTTGCGTTTGCCATGGGCGCGGTGCCGGCGCTTCTGGGACTGTCGCTCAAGATCAACCTGCCCACGCCATTCGTGTTCTTCACCATGCTGGCGTTTCTTGTCAAACTGCTGGGCTCGCTGGCGATAATCGGCTACCTCTATACGCTGTGACAATGCCGTTATGAAAGACGAAATCCGCGCCAGGTTTGCCCACGTTCGCACGCTGTTTCCGCATACGAAAGACGTAGTCTATTTCAATGCGGCGTCGTACGGACCGTTCTGCACGCCGGTGCGTGACGCGATCTACGAGAATGTCGAGGTGCGTATGTCGGCCCGCCGCGATGACTCGCATGATACGTTCGATACCGCGGACTGGCTTCGCGGCGCCTACGCCAAGATGATCGGCGCGCCGAAAAGAACAGTCGGGATCGGTTTGAATACCAGTTTCGGCCTCAACCTGGCGGCATTCGGGCTGCCGCTTAAGCGCGGTGATGAAGTGCTAATATCCGATGTCGAATTCCCCGCACTGGTGTATGTGTGGCGGGCGGCTGCCGAGGCGCGGGGGTTGAAGATCAAGTTTGTTGCGTCACGAGACCGGCATACGAATGTTGCAGCGTTCGAACAGGCAATCAGCAAGCGAACTCGTGTGTTGGCGATCTCGTATGTGCAGTTCTTCGACGGATACAAGCACGATTTGGCTGCGCTGGCTGATCTCTGCCGACGGTACGGTATGTATTTCGTTGTCGATGGCATCCAGGGGATGGGGGCTGAGCCGATCGATGTGGTCAAACTTGGAATCGACCTGTTTTCGTCGGGCTGCCAAAAGTGGATGCTCGCACCGCAGGGGTGCGGGTTTTTCTATCTGGCCGACCGGGTGCGCGATCACATCACGCCGCCGATGATGAGCTGGCTGGGAGTGGATTGGAAGATGCAGTTCAGCGATTTATTTCATTACGACCGTCCCTGGTTTGACTCGGCGCGACGGTTCGAGCTGGGCTACTACGTAGCGCTCAACTTACTGGGCATGAAAGCGGCGGCACAGGTCTTTCAGGAGCTGGGTATCCGGAATATCCAACGCCATAATCATGAACTGATCGACCGTCTGGCGAGATACATTCGCTCGAATTCGCATTACCGGATTACGTCGTCGATGGAGCCGAAACATCGCTCGTCGATTTTCACTTTCGCGTGCGAGCGCGTGCCGGAGCTGCATCGGGAGCTATTGCGGAATCGTATTATTCTGGTGCAGCGCGAAGGATCGATCAGAGTTTCGGTGCACTTGTATAATGATGAGTCGGATATTGACAGGCTGATAGTGGTGTTGAAGTCATTTGAGAGGTGAAGAGCCAAGCGGCCCAGACCCGTGTGGCCCACCTGCTGATGGCCCACCACCTGACAACCCGCCTCCAGTTGGCTCACCGTTTAGGGAGTGTTGAGAAAACCTCGGATACGTCATCGCGAGGCTCGCCCCGCCCGTCTCTTGCACGGCGGGTGCAGCCGTGGCGATCTCATCTTGCACCTGCATAACACATTGAGATTGCCGCGCTACGATGCGACCGCTTGAACGCGGCGCATCTCAGCTCGCAATGACCCTGCGATGGGCCTTTCCAACAGTTCCTTTATGGTCGGCTAGCCGTTCCCCGCGCCAGACTCAGCGCGCGGCAGACCGCCGTCCGTCCCTACATATGTGACTCCCTCTCGCTCAGAAAGTGATTGTGTACTGAAACAGTCTACTATATATTGCGTAAGCCAGATAAGTGACAATCACTCTCACCCGAAAGGACTGAATCATGCCTAACCCGATCGTACACTGGGAAATCGGCGCCACTGACGATTCCAAAGCGCACAAATTCTACCGCGACGTATTCGATTGGAAAATCGACGCTAACAACCCGATGAACTACGGCCTGGTCGATACCGGCGGTCAAGGAATCAACGGCGGCATCTTCAAGGCGCCCAAGGGCGTGCCGTTCCTCACCTTCTATGTGCAGGTGGATGACCTCCCGGGTTATCTGAGCAAGGTCGAAAAGAACGGCGGCAAGACGGTCGTTCCGCCACAGGACATTCCGGGGATCGGTCAGTCAGCGTTCTTCAAGGATCCCGACGGCCTGATTGTCGGCCTGTTCAAGCCGCTCGCAGGAATGTAGACATCTCCATCCGCCGCCCACGCGTTTTGTGGGCGGCAGACCTCCTGAGGCTGTCTCATAAGTGCGATCTGTTGCAGCAGGTACTGCTCCGAGCTCGACTCGCTCCGCGGGTCGGGCTCGGAGTGAGACCTGACGCCGATCGGTGGTGGACGAGGCCCCCGATCTGGTCGGGGGCAGGCTCTGCCGCAACTTCTTTCAGCATGGCCGTCACATCCGATTGTGATCGGTGGTCGGTGGGTTGCCGCGCCGGCTAAGGTTGATCGACAGCAGGTGGGAAAACAAACCGATTATAGAATCATCACGAGAACAAGCTCGTTGCCGTCGAAGGACAATTCGTATCCAGCGGTTATCTCTCCAGTGATCGCTGCGCCTTTTGCAGAGGCGAGTGGCCATGGGTGCCCGACTAAGTCGAACATGACGTTGCTGACCCCTCAGATCCGAAGGTTGGGTTCCGGAGCGATGAGCGCAGCGAATCGCGACGAAACCCGGCGCCCAAGTCACCCAGAGCTTGCTGAAGGGTGACCTGGTGCCGATAATAAACACATGCCACGCACAACTGTTGCCTTCCAGGGTGAACGCGGAGCGTTCTCCGAAATCGCCGCCAGGATGATGGCCGGATCGTCGATCTCGCTCAAACCGTGCGAGATATTCGACGACGTCTTCGATCTGGTCGAACGCAAGCAGGCGAAGTACGGTGTCATTCCGATCGAGAATTCCCTGATCGGATCGATACATCACAACGCTGATCTCCTGCTTCAGCGCAAACTGCACATAATCGCTGAGTCGCAAGTGCGCGTGGTCCACTGCCTGATCGCGCCGCGCCATGTGACGTTGGGGCAGGTCAAACGCGTGTTCTCACACCCAGCCGCGCTCGAACAATGCCGCACGTTTTTCAAGGCGCATCCTGCCAAGGAACCGGTCTCGTACTACGACACCGCCGGTGCAGTCAAGATGCTGGCCGGGTCGCGCCTGACCGATGCCGCTGCGATCGCCTCCCCCTACGCGGCCAGGCTGCACAAGATGAAAGTACTGAAGGCATCGATCGAGGACGAAAAGTCCAACTTTACGCGCTTTTATTTGCTGAGTCGTAGACCGGTGGTTGTGCATGGCCCCGCGAAGACATCGATTGTGTTTTCGCTGAAGAACAAACCGGGCGCGCTGTTTCGGGCACTGTCGGTGTTTGCCCTAAGGGATATCGATCTGAGCAAGATTGAGTCGCGCCCTGTGCGAACCACGGCCTGGGCGTACAATTTCTATGTCGATTTCCTTGGCTCTATAGCCCAGCCGCACGTCCGCCACGCGCTCGCCAACCTCGCTGAGATCACTGATTTCATCAAGGTGCTGGGCTGCTATCCGGTTGGGCGCCGGCGGTGAGCACGGTGGGTTTGCTTCAATTTAGTTTGTCTGTCGTCCCCGGCTTAACCGACCTGGTAAAAACCCGCCGAATAGTCATTGCGTGGAGAGAAGTGCTCGCCCCGTCGAGCGGCAGCGCGGCGCGACAATCTCAACTCAGGTACGCTTGCATCATCTCTTGACCCATTCCCTTGACCGTTGTGAGAGGCAGAAGCCGTGTGAATAGACGCGTCCTAAACGCTCCATGTCCATGGCGTCAGGTCACAGCCTCAATCGATCCCGCCGTGCGTGTCCGAATGGTGCCAAGACCGGACGCCACCAGCCGAGGTGAGTGGGCTACCGGAGAGTGTGTAATAATCCCACCATGAAACGGTGGGCCACTCAGCGGTAGTAGGCGGCTCTTCCTTTCAAGTATGCTTGCGTCTGAATCACTGCATAATCACGATGTCGATACGCCGGTTCTTGGCCCGACCCTCGGCGGTCGCCTGCGACGCTATCGGCTTCTCGGAGCCGTAGCCGATCGCGCGAATCCGATCCGACGGTATCGACATCGCCTGGCGCAGATACTGCATAACCGCGAACGCACGCTTTTCGGATAGTTGCGTATTGGCGGCCGGGTCGCCACGATCATCGGTGTGGCCCTCGACCACCAGGGGTGACTCGGGGAACAGCGCGATGATCTGCTTCACTTTCTCCAGAAGGGGAACGTGCTCCTCGGTAAGTTCGCTCTTGCCGGCGGCAAACGAGAGGCCGGAGAGGCGAAGCACGATGTCATTGGCGCCGCTGACGAGAATCTCCCCCTGGGTAGGGTCGATCATCGCCTTGGCCTGGATCAGTCGCTCTTCGCGGGCCTGGCGCTGCTGAAGCTCGGACGATACTTCCTGGTGTTCTTCGGTCAGTTGGGTGAGCTTGCTCTGTTCGGCGGCCACCTGCTGGGCCAGTTGGCTGCGCTCCGCGATCATCACGGTCAGACTGCTGTCGATGGCGTGAATCATATCGGCTGGTTCATCGAGTGATAAATCGCCGCCGATCGTGCTCATAACCGCCGAGAGTCGCGCGGTGAGGTCCTCCCGTTCCCGCTGGAGCTGGTCGATAGTTTTCTGCAGCGCAGCGACCGATTCTCGGCTCTTGCCCGCCTCGGCTGACATTTCCCCCTGGGCCGCCCTGATTCCGGCGATCAGCGAATCGGCCGCTTCGCCCGGACCTTTGTCGAACGGGAGATAGTCCATACCGAGAGCTGCACCCACCCGATCCATTTGGATTTCGTAGACGAGCATCAACTTTTCCCACGCCTGGTCGTTGCGATTCAGCGAGCGCACCGACTGGGCGATATTGGAAGCGTGCAGCGCCTCGTATTCGGCCCGCGCCGCCTCGATCGCCGCCTCCTTCCGGTTGTACCGGTCCGCAGTCAGAATCGCGTTTGCTTTTTCTCTCGCGGTTTTTGCCTTGTCGAGACAGGTCAGCGCGTATTTGGGGGCTTCGTCGTATACCGCGGCCGCGATCAGCTTATTGGCCGGGCCAAGGATATCGGCGCGAATCGCTTCCATCTCGGCGATATCGTAGAGCGGCGACGCTTTTGCGGCTTCCTTCAGTGCGCCCTTCACATCGCCCGATTCAACTTTCCCAGCGGCAGATATGAAAACCGCTTCCGCCTCGGTGAACAGCACCGGAACCAGTATTTCGGCGTTGGCGGCTTTGGCTTTGTCGCGCGGCGGCAGATACTCGCGCAAAGTCAACTTGCACACATCGGTGTTTTTCAACGCATTCTCGGTGAACTCCCGAGTTTTCACCAGGTAGTTGGCCGCGGCGGTTTCCGAGCCCTTGATCTTGACAGTCTGGCGGGCCTGCTCGAACTGCTTGGACGCCTTCTCAGAAGTCTTCGGCGAGAAGACATGAGCCTCGACCAGACGGGCCGAGTCCATCAGTTTCTCGACCGAAGCCATGTCGACTTTGCCCTGACCGGCGGCTTCTGACAGGAGGCCGGTCAGGACGATCATACCTGCTATGAAAAGATGGGCGAGTTTCATATCGATCACTCCACGTTAATGTCAATTCTAGTATCGGCAGAAGAAGAATTGCGGTGCAGGTGCGGGAATCAAGTGAAAACCTGAAGGCGACGACCGACTGCCCGGTCGCTTGGGATTAATGCGGGTGCGCCGCGACTGCGGGTTTCCGCCGATTAGAAATTTAATTCATTGAATTTCAACGCCATAGAGCGACGGAACACCGTTTGACAAAAATGGACACGCCAAATCCAGTATAAGTGAAATGAACCTGCTGGTTTGAAAGCCCTGACTCTGATTGGCTCTGGTGTGACTGCACACCGGCCGGAAAGGAGAATAACATGCTTTCACGAATTAATTTCCTGGTTGTGTTTACGCTGCTCGTGGTGCTGTGTGGTTCGACACTCGGGCAGGTAAGCGCCCACCTTGGACCGCACCTGGGTATCCAAAAGTCCCAGGACGCCGAGGACACCAACTATCTCCTGAGCGCGACACTTCGTCTGAAACTGATGTCAATGCTGGGCGCGGAGGGCAGCGTGGGGTATCGTCAGGAAGAATTTGCGGGCGACGCTGTCAAAGTAAAATCCTGGCCGGTAACGGCTACCGGGCTGCTATATCTTCTGCCGGTGGTCTACGGTGGTGTCGGTATTGGTTGGTACAACACTATTGAGTCTCGCATAATACAGTGACATCGGGATTAAAAAAAGAGACCGGAATGTTTGAGGAAGGCCTGGGGCAACCGGGGGCGACGGCGGACACGGCGGACGCCCTTGCGGATCTGCCGCGCCAGAATGTCCAGATCGTCGGCCGGGAAGTTGGCCAGATCGGTGGCCGCCAAATGCGCCCACAGGTACTCGACGGGATTGAGCTCCGGGGCATAGGCGGGGAGCCGTTCGACCTGCAGCCACTGGCGATGGTGCGACAAAAAGGTGGTGGTGCTGGCGCTGCGGTGGGCCGGCAGGCCGTCCCACAGCAACACGATCCGACCCCGCACATGACGCCGGAGACCACGCAGAAAGGTGATCACCCGCTGGCTGTTGACGGTGCCGGCGGAAAGGGACAAAAACAGCCGCACCGGCTTGGCGCCGCCGCTGGTTGCCAGCGCGCCAATCAGCGCCAGCCGTTTCCAATTGAACGGCTCGATCAGGCGGGGCGTCTGCCCTTGGGGTGCCCATGTCCGGCGGATACTGGGTCGCTGTGAGAACCCCGATTCGTCGAGGAAGACAAGGGTGGTCCTGTGGGCCTGGGCTTTTTTTTAAGGCGGGGCCAGCGGTGCTTGACCCAATGACGGATCGCCGCCTCATCGCGCTCCCGAGCTTGCCGCCTCGGCTTCTGACAACTCCAGCCCATCTGACCCAGCAAGCGCCAGACATGGCCAGGGTGGTAGTGCACGCCACAGAGACGCTGGATCACCTGCGCGATCCGCGGCAGCGTCCACAGGTTGGTTGTATAGCCATGCGCAGTGGGGCCGCGCCGCAGCGCCACTTCGACGGTCGCCAACTGGCGCGGGCTCAATCGCGGCTTGCGCCCCGCCCGCCCCGCCGCCCGCAATCCCGCCCGTCCCCGCTGGTGCCAATCGGCATACCAGCGGCTGGCGGTTTGGCGGCTGACGTGACAGGCGCCAACCACGTCGGCTTGCGATCGTCCTTGTTCAAACAGGGCCGCGGCCGCCATGCGACGGGCCTCCAGCCCCGCGAAATCACGCCGGGCACGAAATGGAGTAACCATGCCCCCAAGATAACACCCCGCAATAAAAATGTCACTATATTATACGAGATTCAATAAGTTTGACTATGCAGACAGGTTTAACGCGATTGGTATTGACGATGAAACCACGCAGGAATCGGGCTGGCACCTGGCGGCAGGACTGGAACTGCCGGTTTCACCCCGCGTGAACCTAATCGGTGATATTCGATACGTCTCCATCGATCGCGATTTCAAGGATCTGCCGGAAGTCCTGTCGGATGAAGTCGATTCGGACTTCTATTCAATAACTGCCGGTCTTCTATTTCAGCTTTAGGCACCCAAGCGGAGCGCTAAACAGCCCCCGGCATACGAGGCCTCCTCGCGCCGGGACTTGATGCATTCGAAACTACCGATCGAACGTGAAAAGGAACGGAGGTAATCATATGCGAAAACTTCTGGTCATATCGGTTACGGTTGTGCCGGCTATGGCAACGACCGCCCTCGCGCAGCGAGGCGGCGGCTACCACGGCTGGGGACCGCGTGTCGGGCTAAACGTCAACCCTGACCAGGTGCACTTCGGCGCACACATTGATCTTGGCAACCTGTCCGATCGTTTGCGCTTGCAGCCAAATTTCGGAGTTGGGCTGGGAGATGACGTGACGGTCGGTGAGATCA is a window from the Candidatus Zixiibacteriota bacterium genome containing:
- a CDS encoding OmpA family protein — protein: MKRILTIVLVLSLIIGLIGCASMKKRDKGALIGAGAGAVIGGVIGKQAGNTAVGAILGAAIGGAAGAYIGNYMDKQAEEMRRDIEGATIERVGEGIKITFDSGILFDVNKSALRPEATTNLQKLAVILNKYEDTEILIEGHTDSTGGDEYNKDLSIRRAQSVATTLSGSQVNPTRFTIMGYGEAQPIADNATADGRQANRRVDIAIFANDKLKSVAKAEG
- a CDS encoding SDR family NAD(P)-dependent oxidoreductase, whose protein sequence is MDTREAVLVTGANGFVGSRLCASLLDQGYRVLAQVRHTSDLSLLQHLNVEYRYGDVTEPDTLPEMGRGVNRIVHNAGVIKAKRRETYFEVNEQGTRSLLEAIAAHNPQVRRIVHVSSVAAAGPSKPGRPVRESDEPRPITTYGESKLAGERVALSFSDRLPIVVVRPPGVYGPGDRGIYSMFKAVWLHLKPLIGDSERRLQLVHVDDLCDGICKALTASVKSGGVYCIAEKDAYTYRQLIDILVAASGRWTVPLPLPSPIFRAVAAISEYAFRAIGVTPLLTREKTRELNSSWEMDVTRAQGELGFVSKIAFAEGAKTTYEWYVSQGWLK
- a CDS encoding aminotransferase class V-fold PLP-dependent enzyme, encoding MKDEIRARFAHVRTLFPHTKDVVYFNAASYGPFCTPVRDAIYENVEVRMSARRDDSHDTFDTADWLRGAYAKMIGAPKRTVGIGLNTSFGLNLAAFGLPLKRGDEVLISDVEFPALVYVWRAAAEARGLKIKFVASRDRHTNVAAFEQAISKRTRVLAISYVQFFDGYKHDLAALADLCRRYGMYFVVDGIQGMGAEPIDVVKLGIDLFSSGCQKWMLAPQGCGFFYLADRVRDHITPPMMSWLGVDWKMQFSDLFHYDRPWFDSARRFELGYYVALNLLGMKAAAQVFQELGIRNIQRHNHELIDRLARYIRSNSHYRITSSMEPKHRSSIFTFACERVPELHRELLRNRIILVQREGSIRVSVHLYNDESDIDRLIVVLKSFER
- a CDS encoding VOC family protein; this translates as MPNPIVHWEIGATDDSKAHKFYRDVFDWKIDANNPMNYGLVDTGGQGINGGIFKAPKGVPFLTFYVQVDDLPGYLSKVEKNGGKTVVPPQDIPGIGQSAFFKDPDGLIVGLFKPLAGM
- the pheA gene encoding prephenate dehydratase; translation: MPRTTVAFQGERGAFSEIAARMMAGSSISLKPCEIFDDVFDLVERKQAKYGVIPIENSLIGSIHHNADLLLQRKLHIIAESQVRVVHCLIAPRHVTLGQVKRVFSHPAALEQCRTFFKAHPAKEPVSYYDTAGAVKMLAGSRLTDAAAIASPYAARLHKMKVLKASIEDEKSNFTRFYLLSRRPVVVHGPAKTSIVFSLKNKPGALFRALSVFALRDIDLSKIESRPVRTTAWAYNFYVDFLGSIAQPHVRHALANLAEITDFIKVLGCYPVGRRR
- a CDS encoding OmpA family protein — protein: MKLAHLFIAGMIVLTGLLSEAAGQGKVDMASVEKLMDSARLVEAHVFSPKTSEKASKQFEQARQTVKIKGSETAAANYLVKTREFTENALKNTDVCKLTLREYLPPRDKAKAANAEILVPVLFTEAEAVFISAAGKVESGDVKGALKEAAKASPLYDIAEMEAIRADILGPANKLIAAAVYDEAPKYALTCLDKAKTAREKANAILTADRYNRKEAAIEAARAEYEALHASNIAQSVRSLNRNDQAWEKLMLVYEIQMDRVGAALGMDYLPFDKGPGEAADSLIAGIRAAQGEMSAEAGKSRESVAALQKTIDQLQREREDLTARLSAVMSTIGGDLSLDEPADMIHAIDSSLTVMIAERSQLAQQVAAEQSKLTQLTEEHQEVSSELQQRQAREERLIQAKAMIDPTQGEILVSGANDIVLRLSGLSFAAGKSELTEEHVPLLEKVKQIIALFPESPLVVEGHTDDRGDPAANTQLSEKRAFAVMQYLRQAMSIPSDRIRAIGYGSEKPIASQATAEGRAKNRRIDIVIMQ
- a CDS encoding winged helix-turn-helix domain-containing protein, with translation MVTPFRARRDFAGLEARRMAAAALFEQGRSQADVVGACHVSRQTASRWYADWHQRGRAGLRAAGRAGRKPRLSPRQLATVEVALRRGPTAHGYTTNLWTLPRIAQVIQRLCGVHYHPGHVWRLLGQMGWSCQKPRRQARERDEAAIRHWVKHRWPRLKKKPRPTGPPLSSSTNRGSHSDPVSAGHGHPKGRRPA